A stretch of Tenrec ecaudatus isolate mTenEca1 chromosome 2, mTenEca1.hap1, whole genome shotgun sequence DNA encodes these proteins:
- the LOC142441096 gene encoding ferritin light chain-like, with product MSSQIRQNYSADAEAGVNRLVNLHLQASYTYLSLGFFFDSDDVALEGAGHFFRELAKEQREGAERLLKLQNQRGGRALFQDVQKPSQDEWGRTLDAMEAALALEKKLNQALLHLHAVGSTHTDPHLCDFLENHFLDKGVKLLKKMGDHLTNLRRVASPQAGLGEYLFERLTLKED from the coding sequence ATGAGCTCTCAGATCCGTCAGAATTATTCCGCCGACGCGGAGGCCGGCGTCAACCGTCTGGTCAACCTGCACctgcaggcctcttacacctacctctctctgggcttcttttTCGACAGCGACGATGTGGCCTTGGAAGGCGCGGGGCACTTCTTCCGCGAGCTGGCGAAGGAGCAGCGCGAGGGGGCCGAGCGTCTCTTGAAGCTGCAGAACCAGCGCGGCGGCCGCGCGCTCTTCCAGGATGTGCAGAAGCCGTCTCAAGATGAGTGGGGTCGAACCCTGGACGCCATGGAAGCTGCCCTGGCCCTGGAGAAAAAACTCAACCAGGCTCTTCTGCACCTGCATGCCGTGGGGTCCACTCACACCGACCCtcatctctgtgactttctggagaaccacttcctggacaagggggtgaaactcctcaagaagatgggcgaCCACCTGACCAACCTCCGCAGGGTGGCCAGCCCCCAGGCCGGCCTGGGCGAGTATCTCTTCGAGAGGCTCACTCTCAAAGAAGACTAG
- the FABP6 gene encoding gastrotropin: protein MAFNGKYEIESERNYDEFMKRLGLPSDAIEKGRNFKIVTEVQQDGQDFTWSQHYPGGHSMTNKFTIGKECDMVTMGGKKFKATVQMEGEKVVVDFPNYHQTSEIVGGKLVEISTIGGVTYERVSKRLA from the exons ATGGCCTTCAACGGCAAGTACGAGATCGAGAGTGAGAGGAATTATGACGAGTTCATGAAGCGCCTCG GGCTCCCCAGTGATGCGATAGAAAAGGGCCGAAACTTCAAGATCGTCACAGAGGTGCAGCAGGATGGGCAGGACTTCACCTGGTCCCAGCACTACCCCGGGGGCCACTCCATGACCAACAAGTTCACCATAGGCAAGGAGTGTGACATGGTGACCATGGGAGGCAAGAAGTTCAAG gccactgtgcagatggagggcGAGAAGGTAGTCGTGGACTTCCCCAACTATCACCAGACCTCAGAGATTGTGGGAGGCAAGCTGGTGGAG ATCTCCACCATCGGAGGCGTGACCTATGAGCGTGTGAGCAAGAGGCTGGCCTGA